The Carnobacterium divergens genome includes a window with the following:
- a CDS encoding GNAT family N-acetyltransferase has protein sequence MIHLISATSKEDALLLNQLATKIWQEHYIPIIGADQVSYMLTNLQSADKMFQDIQSGMTYYLIQVIKADGTKEWAGYAGFEIKADHLFLSKLYVLADFRQHGIGSFVFQHILKEAKSSNLPAIQLTVNKYNDKSIAAYQKMGFTTIKEQVADIGGGYVMDDYVMEYRIS, from the coding sequence ATGATCCATTTAATTTCAGCAACTTCAAAAGAAGACGCCTTACTCTTAAACCAATTAGCTACTAAAATTTGGCAAGAACACTACATTCCAATCATCGGCGCGGACCAAGTTTCTTATATGCTAACCAACTTACAATCGGCTGATAAAATGTTCCAAGACATCCAAAGTGGGATGACCTACTATTTAATCCAAGTTATAAAAGCCGACGGTACAAAAGAATGGGCTGGTTACGCAGGATTTGAAATCAAAGCAGACCACTTATTTCTAAGCAAACTTTATGTATTAGCTGATTTTAGACAACACGGCATCGGTTCTTTTGTTTTCCAACACATTCTCAAAGAAGCAAAATCAAGCAACTTACCTGCCATCCAATTAACAGTCAACAAATACAACGACAAGTCAATTGCAGCCTATCAAAAAATGGGCTTTACAACGATTAAAGAACAAGTTGCAGATATTGGTGGCGGCTATGTAATGGATGATTACGTGATGGAATATCGCATTTCATAG
- a CDS encoding AzlD domain-containing protein, with protein sequence MNSQFILLILGMAFVSYLPRVIPMMYFSKRDIPEWFHEWMKYVPAALFAALFFKDVFIVDGDFSLFSNLKIIAAVIVMAVAYKTKSMGLSVIGGLAAILLLTYVF encoded by the coding sequence ATGAATAGTCAATTTATCCTATTAATCTTAGGAATGGCATTTGTTTCATATCTGCCAAGAGTAATTCCGATGATGTATTTTTCTAAGCGTGATATTCCTGAATGGTTTCATGAATGGATGAAATACGTTCCAGCTGCGTTGTTTGCGGCCTTGTTCTTTAAAGATGTTTTTATTGTAGATGGCGATTTTTCGTTATTTAGTAATTTGAAAATTATTGCGGCAGTAATCGTGATGGCAGTTGCTTATAAAACAAAGTCAATGGGACTTTCGGTTATTGGTGGTTTGGCGGCGATTTTATTGCTGACATATGTATTTTAA
- a CDS encoding AzlC family ABC transporter permease: MLKKNKAVWQETLKVAMPLCLSYIPVGLACGVLLQKVGFNGLYTALISFLVFSGGAQFLAAAMLVDSAPILSIIMMTLFLELRYILLSSSLSTFIKKEKRSFIALFTKSINDENYAVNYLKFSTDPSWNAHKALMVNRYSLVSWLASTVAGTMLGSVLPLDVHIVDFALTAMFIYMFTMQLQNKLIIFVGLFSGVLSIMTMLILKSTIGLILATIIASFTGYMIEKQLKKRNLAGKLKFKEKTRQPLETEATTPHE, encoded by the coding sequence ATGTTAAAGAAGAATAAAGCAGTCTGGCAAGAAACGTTAAAAGTTGCGATGCCACTTTGCTTAAGTTATATTCCTGTTGGTCTAGCTTGTGGCGTGTTGTTACAAAAAGTTGGATTTAACGGATTGTATACCGCACTTATCTCGTTTTTAGTCTTTTCTGGCGGTGCTCAATTTTTGGCCGCAGCTATGTTAGTAGATTCAGCTCCAATTCTCTCGATTATCATGATGACGTTATTTTTAGAATTGCGCTACATATTGCTTAGTTCTAGTTTATCGACATTTATCAAAAAAGAAAAGCGCAGCTTTATAGCTTTGTTTACTAAAAGTATCAATGATGAAAATTATGCAGTTAATTATTTGAAATTTTCCACTGATCCAAGTTGGAATGCCCATAAGGCTTTGATGGTCAATCGTTATTCATTGGTTTCTTGGTTAGCGAGTACTGTTGCAGGGACAATGTTAGGATCAGTGCTTCCACTAGATGTTCATATTGTTGATTTTGCTTTAACAGCGATGTTTATTTATATGTTTACGATGCAGTTGCAAAATAAATTAATTATTTTTGTAGGTCTTTTTTCTGGTGTGCTTTCAATTATGACGATGTTGATATTAAAAAGTACAATTGGCTTGATTTTAGCTACAATCATTGCTTCGTTTACGGGTTATATGATTGAAAAGCAATTAAAGAAACGGAATCTTGCTGGCAAACTAAAGTTTAAAGAAAAAACACGACAACCGTTAGAGACGGAGGCAACGACACCACATGAATAG
- a CDS encoding MepB family protein produces the protein MDYFKECMLQIDSIFYRPNQFMVKNVSEEVQNREYAGGVFQLNQLSIRFRVAKITPTKIGQFVAFWEKDPLNKNQAFHEKESPDLLVVTTFLGERIGQFVFPKGVLIERHILRTDSQKGKMAMRVYPSWDSPTSKQAQATQKWQLDYFVEFTDNRDRFKARLETLYGR, from the coding sequence TTGGATTACTTTAAAGAGTGTATGTTGCAAATCGATTCGATTTTCTATCGTCCAAATCAATTTATGGTGAAAAACGTATCTGAAGAAGTGCAGAATAGGGAGTATGCAGGTGGCGTTTTCCAATTAAATCAACTATCGATTCGTTTTCGGGTTGCTAAAATTACTCCAACAAAAATTGGACAGTTTGTTGCATTTTGGGAGAAAGATCCTTTAAATAAAAATCAAGCTTTTCATGAAAAGGAAAGTCCAGATTTGTTAGTAGTGACAACTTTTCTTGGAGAGAGAATAGGACAATTTGTCTTTCCTAAAGGTGTTTTGATAGAGCGACATATTTTACGGACAGATTCACAAAAAGGGAAAATGGCCATGCGGGTTTATCCAAGTTGGGATTCTCCAACTAGCAAACAAGCTCAAGCAACACAAAAATGGCAGCTAGACTATTTTGTTGAATTTACAGACAATCGGGACAGGTTTAAAGCACGTCTTGAAACGTTATATGGCAGGTAA